A single window of Ananas comosus cultivar F153 linkage group 17, ASM154086v1, whole genome shotgun sequence DNA harbors:
- the LOC109723597 gene encoding ELMO domain-containing protein A isoform X1, with amino-acid sequence MEAAERHQGGGCMAMPTLPSASISRCAHGGAAAAAAASTNSDEATCGSPRWIGKSLSCVCIKRKGTYERICMNLTPLQEERLQRLKHRMRVYFDASRQDHQGALRALWHATYPDQELHGLVSDQWKEMGWQGRDPSTDFRGAGFISLENLLFFAKTFSTSFQRLLKKQGGQRATWEYPFAVAGVNITFMIMQMLDLQSTKPRTFVRAVFVQMLSEDEWAFDLLYCVAFVVMDKQWLEKNASYMEFNDVLRSTRAQLERELLLDDVMRIEDMPSYGLLC; translated from the exons atggaggCGGCGGAGAGGCACCAGGGAGGAGGGTGCATGGCGATGCCCACGCTCCCCTCCGCTTCGATCTCGAGGTGCGCTCATggtggcgccgccgccgccgccgccgcctctacGAACTCAG ATGAAGCAACATGTGGGTCACCAAGATGGATAGGGAAAAGTCTTTCTTGTGTATGTATCAAGCGAAAAGGAACCTATGAGCGCATTTGCATGAATCTTACACCATTACAG GAGGAAAGGCTACAAAGGTTGAAGCACCGTATGAGGGTCTACTTTGATGCTTCTAGGCAAGATCATCAG GGAGCTCTGAGAGCTCTTTGGCATGCCACATACCCGGATCAAGAGCTCCACGGTTTGGTATCCGATCAATGGAAGGAGATGGGATGGCAGGGGAGGGACCCATCGACTGACTTTAG GGGTGCTGGATTCATTTCACTAGAGAACCTACTCTTCTTCGCAAAGACATTTTCA ACATCATTTCAAAGGCTGTTGAAGAAACAAGGTGGGCAGCGAGCTACATGGGAGTACCCATTTGCTGTTGCGGGAGTTAATATCACATTCATGATTATGCAAATGCTAGATCTCCAATCTA CAAAACCGAGAACCTTTGTCAGAGCCGTTTTTGTCCAGATGCTTTCTG AAGATGAATGGGCATTCGACTTGCTCTATTGCGTCGCGTTCGTCGTTATGGACAAGCAATGGCTGGAGAAGAATGCTTCTTACATGGAATTCAAT GACGTGCTGCGATCGACCCGTGCGCAGCTGGAGAGGGAACTACTGCTCGACGACGTGATGCGAATAGAAGACATGCCTTCATATGGCCTTCTCTGCTAG
- the LOC109723597 gene encoding ELMO domain-containing protein A isoform X2, whose amino-acid sequence MEAAERHQGGGCMAMPTLPSASISRCAHGGAAAAAAASTNSDEATCGSPRWIGKSLSCVCIKRKGTYERICMNLTPLQEERLQRLKHRMRVYFDASRQDHQGALRALWHATYPDQELHGLVSDQWKEMGWQGRDPSTDFRGAGFISLENLLFFAKTFSTSFQRLLKKQGGQRATWEYPFAVAGVNITFMIMQMLDLQSKDEWAFDLLYCVAFVVMDKQWLEKNASYMEFNDVLRSTRAQLERELLLDDVMRIEDMPSYGLLC is encoded by the exons atggaggCGGCGGAGAGGCACCAGGGAGGAGGGTGCATGGCGATGCCCACGCTCCCCTCCGCTTCGATCTCGAGGTGCGCTCATggtggcgccgccgccgccgccgccgcctctacGAACTCAG ATGAAGCAACATGTGGGTCACCAAGATGGATAGGGAAAAGTCTTTCTTGTGTATGTATCAAGCGAAAAGGAACCTATGAGCGCATTTGCATGAATCTTACACCATTACAG GAGGAAAGGCTACAAAGGTTGAAGCACCGTATGAGGGTCTACTTTGATGCTTCTAGGCAAGATCATCAG GGAGCTCTGAGAGCTCTTTGGCATGCCACATACCCGGATCAAGAGCTCCACGGTTTGGTATCCGATCAATGGAAGGAGATGGGATGGCAGGGGAGGGACCCATCGACTGACTTTAG GGGTGCTGGATTCATTTCACTAGAGAACCTACTCTTCTTCGCAAAGACATTTTCA ACATCATTTCAAAGGCTGTTGAAGAAACAAGGTGGGCAGCGAGCTACATGGGAGTACCCATTTGCTGTTGCGGGAGTTAATATCACATTCATGATTATGCAAATGCTAGATCTCCAATCTA AAGATGAATGGGCATTCGACTTGCTCTATTGCGTCGCGTTCGTCGTTATGGACAAGCAATGGCTGGAGAAGAATGCTTCTTACATGGAATTCAAT GACGTGCTGCGATCGACCCGTGCGCAGCTGGAGAGGGAACTACTGCTCGACGACGTGATGCGAATAGAAGACATGCCTTCATATGGCCTTCTCTGCTAG
- the LOC109723597 gene encoding ELMO domain-containing protein A isoform X3 translates to MNLTPLQEERLQRLKHRMRVYFDASRQDHQGALRALWHATYPDQELHGLVSDQWKEMGWQGRDPSTDFRGAGFISLENLLFFAKTFSTSFQRLLKKQGGQRATWEYPFAVAGVNITFMIMQMLDLQSTKPRTFVRAVFVQMLSEDEWAFDLLYCVAFVVMDKQWLEKNASYMEFNDVLRSTRAQLERELLLDDVMRIEDMPSYGLLC, encoded by the exons ATGAATCTTACACCATTACAG GAGGAAAGGCTACAAAGGTTGAAGCACCGTATGAGGGTCTACTTTGATGCTTCTAGGCAAGATCATCAG GGAGCTCTGAGAGCTCTTTGGCATGCCACATACCCGGATCAAGAGCTCCACGGTTTGGTATCCGATCAATGGAAGGAGATGGGATGGCAGGGGAGGGACCCATCGACTGACTTTAG GGGTGCTGGATTCATTTCACTAGAGAACCTACTCTTCTTCGCAAAGACATTTTCA ACATCATTTCAAAGGCTGTTGAAGAAACAAGGTGGGCAGCGAGCTACATGGGAGTACCCATTTGCTGTTGCGGGAGTTAATATCACATTCATGATTATGCAAATGCTAGATCTCCAATCTA CAAAACCGAGAACCTTTGTCAGAGCCGTTTTTGTCCAGATGCTTTCTG AAGATGAATGGGCATTCGACTTGCTCTATTGCGTCGCGTTCGTCGTTATGGACAAGCAATGGCTGGAGAAGAATGCTTCTTACATGGAATTCAAT GACGTGCTGCGATCGACCCGTGCGCAGCTGGAGAGGGAACTACTGCTCGACGACGTGATGCGAATAGAAGACATGCCTTCATATGGCCTTCTCTGCTAG